The Maylandia zebra isolate NMK-2024a linkage group LG4, Mzebra_GT3a, whole genome shotgun sequence genome segment AGAACGTATGCTTTCCCTTGGACTTCCCTGGAGACCCCTTCTTCCCCCACTCAGCTGTATATAACACCCCCCTGCACATTCTTGTATATACACCTGGTgacttgtaaataaactctTCTTGTAAGCATCAGTACCGGAgtcctgcgcttgagtcctccttccaaccgtaacactagagcgcgtttgctgtcgcattttatttgtagtgtgaacgagcagacaaaaaaaatcggatttgatcaaaaaatcggaattgagcattaagacctgcagtgtgaacgtagccttagtagCAGCTGAATTGTGTTAGGTGCATTTAAGGAACCAAAGAAGGTGATCCTCACAGTGTAGCCATTACTATCTAGATGGGAAAATAGTTTTTGCACTACTGTGACTGTTTCATCCACCCTCAATTTTGGTTGATATGCAAACTGCACAAGATATATTTTCATTTCTGGTGGGCTGAGATTAGTATTTTTATCTCCCGTGAGGAAGCTGTGGTTTGAACACAATTACTCAATAGTTATTAACCTCTGATGGTGTCAACTTCAGTACAGGAACCAGAATGGATGCTTTTCCACAACACCAGTATCTTCTCCTGCTTCAGACTCAGGTTGTAATTGTGACCCACCTATGCTCTCCAGTCTGCCCTCTAGCTGTCTGTCACCTTAAACccagtgattttatttattccacTCAAGACATCCCTTGTTTTAAGCCCCCAGATTCCTCTTGTATGAGTTTTTGGATTTCCTCAGTTTCACCCTAAGGCCATGCTGCACTCTCATCAGTTCTTCCCCATCTCCAGACCTAGAGAGTAAATTCTTTATGAGCACatattataattttttaataGGCCGCAAACGCCAACATTTTGAGTCACTTCCATAAAACAACCACGAGAGGGCAGTCTTTAACTGCTATCTAGCATTTTGTCACAGGGGACCAGAAACAACTTTGAATTTACCGAGGTTAAAATTGACCTCTACCTTTAATGCGGGAGCACAGAAAAATGATTGCAGGAGCAGTCATTTTTACACACAGTCTGCTCAAAGTCTGAGCAGAAAATAAAGCTCAAATCACTTCACAATTCATCTGGTAGGTGATTTTCTTAAACTTGTGTAGCTTTTAGATGATGTAGATGTTTAGTCCAGATAAGTCTACATCTAATCTGGACTTTCTGTCTCGTTCTCCCTCTCCTAGTTTTCTCGCTTCTCTTTGGTAGATTTGTTTAGGGTTTTCAGTCTATGTATTACCTGTTTTACTAACACTGAGAGTTAATGCAAATGCAACATTTGACAATTATCTCCAGGACTTTTACTTGCTTACTCTGTAAAGAGATAAAGGGAAAGTCCCACAAGTGTCTGTGAAACAGCTTTTGGGGGAATTATAATTGATCtcctaaaaataaatcactgtgTATAAATAATGCCTCTTCAGCTTTTTTTACGATTTTGTTGAAGGCctcaaactaaactgaaataacCAAAATGTTGTCAACTTTCAAAAATGTGTCAGCCTAAGTCTATTTTTCCAAGTAAGAACATGTTTCAGGGGTTCAGACCTATCATTATCGAGAATTTATGTTTTAGTGAGAGGCATTCTCAAGAAAAAACAATCACCTGCATGCCAGAAATTGCTTAGGAATTACGCAGCTCGAGATTCAAAGTCTTCGCGTTTCCTTCATGACCCAAAAATCTTATGTAGCACATCTTTAAACCGGTACAGTATACAGTaatttttaaaggtttaaacTTCTCATATTTATGTTATATTTCATGTAGACCGCTCTGGCACTGAAAAGGGAAGCGGGCACACTGCGGTTTCTGATCACCCCATAATGTAGCAGAGTGAGTTTCATTGTCCAAATATGGTCTGAAGGAAGCAGCAAGCACTGACGCAATCTGGTGTTGTTACTTTAAATGGCTTCAGGAAAGCAGGGCTCCCATTCACGTCATGGGTTTTCCTTTGCGCTGGCCCACTACAGCCGGATGAACTAAATATGGGcatctgtgtgtgcgtttgtgtgtgtgtgtgagagagagcgcAACACACTCCACCtcccatttttctttcttcctgcaAGAGGAAGCAACACCCTGGGGGGATGGGTGTCATTGGAGAACTCACAGACTGATTGGATTTAACCCTAGAAGTGAAACGTACCGGTAGTTCGTCTCTGGAGTAAAAATGtgactgaaaaaacaaataaacaaaaacgaTTGAATTTATGCACTTCTTAGTAAATCTGCTACAGATTGCCTGCAAGCAGTAGAAGCTTGTTGAGTGCAAAAACACAGGtaaataatttccttagggagaaataataataataataataataattattattgttattattattattattattattattattattataaaaaacCGCATTGTTGCAAATGAACAGTGTCATTAAAAGAGACACTATtgactcttttaaaaaacacagccagactccaatttttacatttatttatgaatTGGTACTAACTGATGTCAGAAAAGGGCCTTTTCAAGAAATTATTGTTTATTCTCTTTTCCATTAATTCACTTATGTGTTATATATCTCTACAAAGATCTCCAATAATGTATATACCTTGGACACTTCATAGACACTAATAACTGTATATAGGTTTATATCATGTGtaattcatatttatattttgatggCTCATATTCACTTAGCGCGctgttttacattattttttcattatttctagatacaataaagctgactttgaATAATTTTAGATATTGTTTATCATAATAATCATCGCTGTTgatattattagtagtagttaTCGTTGTTGTAGTAGTTTTATCACTGGGCGAGTTATtttctgctttgtgtgtgtgttttgcagctTACAGTAAATAGTCGAGCTTGTTGTGTATCTTCGAGGATTAAAATAGCTACAGTTGTCTAACCAGCTGGTGCACGGCTGTTTGAAACAGGAGTCCGGGTATGAGGCCGGTGGGCGGGCCTCTGTCGTGTGACGCTGCACTGAGTGACGTCAAAGAGGTGATAAATAGCTGTCTCGCGCTTCGTCCGTGTCTGTGTGAAGTCAGAGGGGGAAACACGGGATATACAAACCTTTTGACTGTTTGTCTGGGAGTAGTTTCAAAACAAGCCGTGACATGGAGGTCAGCGCAGAGGCCAAGAGGATCATGGTCGTGGCTTTGGGGAAACTGTACAGCTCCCGCACCCAGCGAGGGGGTCTCCGTCTTCACCGGAGTCTCCTGCTCACTCTGGTCATGAAATCTGCCCGGGACATCTATCATGCGGCCCAGGCGACAGCTCAAAGTGCCGCCCCGACATGTGAACCACAACACCCGGCTGTTAATGTGATAACCACAAGGCCAGCTGCCGCTCAGGGGCTCCAGAGTCCCGCTTCTCACCCAGCTGAAGAGTCACGGACCGCCGGTTCATCCACGGAGCTGCGCTGCGCGCCGCACGCGCACGACCACGCGGAAAACAAGGAGAATGTGTGCCCGTCCGGCCCCGCACAGCACTCCAGGAAAAGACGGGGCAAAGCGGCTGCTGAACCGGACTTTCTGCCCTGCAAGAAAGCAAAACTCGAGCAGGTGAACTGTCATCAGCAGCTCATTGTCAGCTCCGTTTTGAGTGACTATGTGAAGTGCAGTAGTGAACTGCGAACAGCCCCAACCCTCATTCCCGTGCAGACAGCCATCGCAGCGTGTTGAAGACCTGCTGAAATTAAAGGCAGTGAACTTTTTAAGGCCTGGATGTCTGGACGTGTCCATTTTGCAGGCTATACCTGCTCCAGGGACTGGCTTTGGATGGATGACCCAAGAGTCCCAGTCATGGCTGAGCAAGGAAGCCCCGGAGCATGCCCACCGTGGAGGTCTCAGTGACTTGTGATCTAATTTATGACCTCACCTGTTCAGTTCAGAGGCGGGACTATCATTACGCCTTAAACTAGACTGTATGAATTGACTCTATGTACATTTTACACAAGTGTGTTTGGGGACCATGCTGTCAAAACAGCAAATGTACATTTTTActgaagttttcttttttttttttttttttttgcggggGAGGGGGGGTGTAAAACCTTGAATGACTTTATCTACCTCAGTATTTATTAAACCTTTGGTATCTAATATGAATCTGAAGTCGtgtgttgtttataatctgtcaTATCGTATCGTACAGATAGCACAGTGAGAGACCAAGGTGTTGTGTGTAATGGGTGGCAGGGTGGAGCGCTGTGAGGTGCAAGAAAACCGTGTGAAAGTTggatgtgggtgtgtgtttgtcagtctGACAGGAAACTGGCTTGGGTGTTTTCCTCCCCCATGCCTCTTCCACCTCCAGGCTGATTTGCAGAACAAAAGCTGGGACAATTCCAAGGATGGGGGGCTCTAAAGAATGAGGAGGGGGAGGCTGTCAAGCCTTTTGACTGACCAAACAAGGAGAACAATCGGGGTCCTGTTGCCATCCAAGAActacactgctgtttttttgttcacaTTCGTATGCATTCCATACGCTCTAAACCTATAAACGTGGATAAAGCTCTTGGCTCTACTACTATTTGAGTGTTGCAGCAATTCATAATTATTTAAACAAATCAAATAATTAGACCTGTTTTTCAGACATTtccagattattattttttaatctgtATTTAAAGGTTTAAAAGGCTTATGATTGTTTAGCTCTACGGAAAGCAGTTTGTGagtttgttatgtttttaaaactcaGTATAAAAGTCACAGCATGAAGCAAGTACAACAGGGATTCACCCGCCGCTGTTTTTGTGTTGGGGGAAGGGGGTTAAGCCTGGAAAATAGAAGCAGGAATGTGGGGGAAGTGCCTGTGTGGCCTCCACGAGGCCTCAACTTGTGCAGCTTAGTCTT includes the following:
- the ier2a gene encoding immediate early response gene 2 protein; translated protein: MEVSAEAKRIMVVALGKLYSSRTQRGGLRLHRSLLLTLVMKSARDIYHAAQATAQSAAPTCEPQHPAVNVITTRPAAAQGLQSPASHPAEESRTAGSSTELRCAPHAHDHAENKENVCPSGPAQHSRKRRGKAAAEPDFLPCKKAKLEQVNCHQQLIVSSVLSDYVKCSSELRTAPTLIPVQTAIAAC